Proteins co-encoded in one Papaver somniferum cultivar HN1 chromosome 5, ASM357369v1, whole genome shotgun sequence genomic window:
- the LOC113284155 gene encoding uncharacterized protein LOC113284155 isoform X3, with product MLDSRSVIQLPTAPLPALGAVVSSQRFPTFHQQIQIEEDASSGSSISRASSLEYTDDEEEYTDDDDEEEEVSSIMESEDDDEDYPSDYPDSDIEVVPETTDERVLAHYANLKKFKDMRPELQELDKLLVREKKARYNLAQCVRSLQ from the exons ATGTTAGATAG CCGGAGTGTTATTCAACTTCCTACTGCTCCTCTACCTGCTCTTGGTGCTGTTGTCTCTTCCCAGAGATTCCCCACCTTCCATCAGCAAATTCAAATTGAAGAAGATGCCTCATCTGGTAGCAGTATCTCTCGTGCTTCCTCATTGGAGTACACAGATGATGAGGAGGAGTAcacagatgatgatgatgaggaggaggaagtGTCAAGCATCATGGAat ctgaagatgatgatgaggattatCCTTCAGATTATCCAGACTCTGACATAGAA GTAGTGCCAGAGACAACTGATGAACGTGTTCTTGCTCATTATGCAAACTTGAAGAAGTTCAAGGATATGCGGCCGGAATTGCAGGAACTGGATAAACTCCTGGTCCGAGAAAAAAAAGCCAGGTACAATTTGGCTCAATGTGTACGCTCACTGCAATAA
- the LOC113284155 gene encoding uncharacterized protein LOC113284155 isoform X2 has translation MLDSRSVIQLPTAPLPALGAVVSSQRFPTFHQQIQIEEDASSGSSISRASSLEYTDDEEEYTDDDDEEEEVSSIMESEDDDEDYPSDYPDSDIEVVPETTDERVLAHYANLKKFKDMRPELQELDKLLVREKKARYNLAQCVRSLQ, from the exons ATGTTAGATAG CCGGAGTGTTATTCAACTTCCTACTGCTCCTCTACCTGCTCTTGGTGCTGTTGTCTCTTCCCAGAGATTCCCCACCTTCCATCAGCAAATTCAAATTGAAGAAGATGCCTCATCTGGTAGCAGTATCTCTCGTGCTTCCTCATTGGAGTACACAGATGATGAGGAGGAGTAcacagatgatgatgatgaggaggaggaagtGTCAAGCATCATGGAatctgaag atgatgatgaggattatCCTTCAGATTATCCAGACTCTGACATAGAA GTAGTGCCAGAGACAACTGATGAACGTGTTCTTGCTCATTATGCAAACTTGAAGAAGTTCAAGGATATGCGGCCGGAATTGCAGGAACTGGATAAACTCCTGGTCCGAGAAAAAAAAGCCAGGTACAATTTGGCTCAATGTGTACGCTCACTGCAATAA
- the LOC113284155 gene encoding uncharacterized protein LOC113284155 isoform X1, which translates to MLDSRSVIQLPTAPLPALGAVVSSQRFPTFHQQIQIEEDASSGSSISRASSLEYTDDEEEYTDDDDEEEEVSSIMESEDDDEDYPSDYPDSDIEVVPETTDERVLAHYANLKKFKDMRPELQELDKLLVREKKARYNLAQCVRSLQ; encoded by the exons ATGTTAGATAG CCGGAGTGTTATTCAACTTCCTACTGCTCCTCTACCTGCTCTTGGTGCTGTTGTCTCTTCCCAGAGATTCCCCACCTTCCATCAGCAAATTCAAATTGAAGAAGATGCCTCATCTGGTAGCAGTATCTCTCGTGCTTCCTCATTGGAGTACACAGATGATGAGGAGGAGTAcacag atgatgatgatgaggaggaggaagtGTCAAGCATCATGGAatctgaagatgatgatgaggattatCCTTCAGATTATCCAGACTCTGACATAGAA GTAGTGCCAGAGACAACTGATGAACGTGTTCTTGCTCATTATGCAAACTTGAAGAAGTTCAAGGATATGCGGCCGGAATTGCAGGAACTGGATAAACTCCTGGTCCGAGAAAAAAAAGCCAGGTACAATTTGGCTCAATGTGTACGCTCACTGCAATAA